The following proteins are encoded in a genomic region of Debaryomyces hansenii CBS767 chromosome G complete sequence:
- a CDS encoding DEHA2G22110p (similar to uniprot|Q04868 Saccharomyces cerevisiae YMR312W ELP6 Elongator protein), which translates to MATSQQQDLVIFNDNSLISNEILKSPSSYCSIISHIQGTSPTWLINSLLENSLIGTACLVNNDLNKKIPNRSEVYFISFSHPKDFYIKNCKKNGLDLSLLPNFKFIDCFSDLFLKMIKNPSKASGEVSKLFENIMDEINANANNNKVIFIESMEILLSSTNIESNELLKQCFKINKLCRQLFVISAQDYPQIIDSSVSIPQDSVFKITDFLSKLYHRSQLNLNLQPLPTGRANDITGCLTISKGAIPYESIEGVEVIEKEYIYYVNKESSIKLFFR; encoded by the coding sequence ATGGCAACATCTCAGCAGCAGGATTTGGTGATCTTCAACGATAATTCgttaatttcaaatgaaatattgaagtcTCCGTCGTCATACTGTTCGATAATTTCACATATACAAGGTACTTCTCCAACATGGTTAATTAATTCACTACTTGAAAATTCGTTAATTGGAACTGCATGCCTAGTTAATAATGACCTTAATAAAAAGATACCTAATAGATCTGAAGTCTACTTTATTTCATTCTCCCATCCAAAGGACTTTTATATCAAAAACTGTAAGAAAAATGGATTAGATCTATCATTATTGCCAAACTTCAAGTTTATTGATTGTTTTAGTGATTTGTTTTTAAAGATGATTAAGAATCCAAGCAAGGCTTCAGGTGAAGTTTCCAagttatttgaaaatattatggatgaaatcaatgcaaatgctaataataataaagttatATTCATTGAATCAATGGAAATCCTATTGTCCTCAACTAATATTGAAAGTAATGAGCTTTTAAAACAATgcttcaaaataaataaattgtgTCGCCAATTGTTTGTGATACTGGCCCAAGACTATCCACAAATAATTGATTCGTCAGTAAGTATACCTCAAGACTCAGTATTTAAGATCACAGACTTTTTGCTGAAGCTCTACCACAGATCTCAACTAAATCTTAATTTACAACCTTTACCTACTGGAAGAGCAAATGATATCACGGGTTGCTTAACTATATCAAAAGGTGCAATTCCTTACGAAAGTATTGAAGGCGTGGAAgtcattgaaaaagaatatatttactACGTTAATAAAGAATCTagtattaaattatttttccGCTAA